One segment of Drosophila mauritiana strain mau12 chromosome 3R, ASM438214v1, whole genome shotgun sequence DNA contains the following:
- the LOC117144229 gene encoding uncharacterized protein LOC117144229 has protein sequence MEGNRSLLVLGLILILIELTTPTSTPAPTSQPAPSEEAPGNSTAEASNSSAASKCKSTEILSENGCVDRDIFLNKIVMRSWKDEGFEKAKARAGLVDKMECRDGEVRTPFGCSMPQYPPRRESSRVPIHHSRLNGERIVHDKGIFKLYHHVDDVEQKPIRKPRSAGPPITGNKRPRKYVFLPGRSIGKGHKCRANEVTGTRSRCIQRKRLAVQRQHQTNENEQSQ, from the coding sequence ATGGAAGGGAATAGATCCCTTCTAGTGCTGGGcctaatattaattttaatagaGCTTACAACTCCAACTTCAACTCCAGCTCCAACTTCACAGCCTGCTCCATCGGAAGAAGCTCCAGGAAACAGTACGGCAGAGGCTTCCAATTCCTCCGCAGCATCAAAGTGCAAGTCCACTGAAATTCTATCCGAGAATGGCTGCGTGGATCGCGATATCTTCCTTAACAAGATCGTGATGAGATCGTGGAAGGACGAAGGCTTTGAAAAGGCAAAGGCCAGAGCTGGTCTGGTGGATAAGATGGAGTGCAGGGATGGTGAGGTGAGGACTCCATTTGGCTGTTCAATGCCACAGTACCCACCGCGCAGGGAGTCAAGCCGGGTGCCAATTCACCACAGCAGACTAAATGGCGAACGGATTGTGCACGACAAGGGCATTTTTAAACTCTATCACCACGTGGATGATGTGGAACAAAAACCCATTCGAAAACCTAGATCGGCAGGACCTCCGATAACTGGAAACAAGCGCCCACGGAAGTATGTATTCTTGCCGGGAAGGAGTATTGGAAAGGGACACAAGTGTCGGGCTAATGAGGTCACGGGAACAAGGAGTCGCTGCATCCAAAGGAAACGCTTAGCTGTACAAAGACAACATCAAACAAACGAAAATGAACAGAGTCAATAA
- the LOC117144178 gene encoding uncharacterized protein LOC117144178, which yields MQVHRSFCVLILYLFFYDALSQEETKVPPTETTAPPAASVATEEAPKNSNPEASGSPKCKSNEILSENGCVERDNFLNKIMLRTWQDEGFGKAKARAGLVDVIECRDGEVRTPFGCSKPPYPPHRESSRVPIHHSSLYREQVVHSNYGSARSVHQEKVKIEKGKREPYLGPPISGHNIPRKNYILPGRLLRSGRQCRPYETPGKDGQCQPKKGKTGNYKHKNHVYGLQLRHRHEAQG from the coding sequence ATGCAAGTTCACCGCTCTTTCTGCGTGCTTATATTATACTTATTTTTTTACGATGCACTTTCCCAAGAAGAAACTAAGGTACCGCCAACTGAAACAACTGCACCGCCAGCAGCAAGTGTAGCAACCGAAGAAGCTCCCAAGAATAGTAACCCAGAGGCTTCAGGTTCCCCCAAGTGCAAGTCCAATGAAATTCTTTCCGAAAATGGCTGCGTGGAGCGCGATAACTTTCTGAACAAGATCATGTTGAGAACCTGGCAGGACGAAGGCTTCGGCAAGGCAAAAGCAAGAGCTGGCCTGGTCGATGTGATTGAGTGCAGGGATGGTGAGGTGAGGACTCCATTTGGCTGCTCAAAGCCACCGTACCCACCGCACAGGGAGTCAAGCCGGGTGCCAATTCACCACAGCAGCTTGTACCGCGAGCAGGTGGTGCACTCCAATTACGGATCAGCACGTAGCGTCCATCAAGAAAAGGTCAAGAtcgaaaaaggaaaaagggAGCCATACTTGGGTCCCCCCATTTCGGGGCATAATATTCCCCGCAAGAACTACATCCTGCCGGGCAGGCTGCTCCGAAGCGGGCGTCAGTGTCGCCCATATGAGACTCCCGGGAAGGATGGGCAATGCCAACCAAAGAAGGGTAAAACGGGAAATTACAAGCACAAAAACCACGTCTATGGACTCCAATTGAGGCACCGACACGAAGCGCAAGGATAG